A genomic segment from Lignipirellula cremea encodes:
- a CDS encoding anti-sigma factor family protein, with protein MNDFDHPTEPELVAAELTAYLDGELGEHDRLRVEQRLISDESYRGELQRHQQVWDALDSLPKATADAKFAQTTIEIVAQSAAVDEATQQKTVKTARWYWLAAAAVCTLFCFSLGYLAITAVASRENNRLVRDLPMLENLDGYEQVDSLEFLELLEQSGLFSGETSSDI; from the coding sequence ATGAATGATTTTGACCATCCCACGGAACCGGAGCTGGTAGCCGCCGAACTCACGGCCTACCTCGATGGAGAACTGGGCGAGCACGATCGCTTGCGGGTCGAGCAGCGCCTGATCTCCGACGAAAGCTACCGGGGCGAGCTCCAGCGCCACCAGCAGGTCTGGGATGCGCTCGATTCGCTGCCCAAAGCCACGGCCGACGCAAAATTCGCCCAGACCACCATCGAAATCGTCGCCCAGAGCGCCGCGGTCGACGAAGCGACCCAGCAAAAAACCGTCAAGACGGCCCGCTGGTACTGGCTGGCCGCCGCTGCCGTGTGCACGTTGTTCTGTTTCTCGCTGGGGTATCTCGCCATCACGGCGGTCGCTTCTCGAGAGAACAACCGTCTGGTTCGCGACCTGCCCATGCTGGAAAATCTCGACGGTTATGAACAGGTCGACAGCCTGGAATTTCTGGAACTCCTGGAACAAAGCGGTCTGTTTTCAGGGGAGACCTCCAGTGATATCTAA
- a CDS encoding RNA polymerase sigma factor has product MPRFESLDPDVRLMLKVRDDDAAAFEELVLRHQNRLLTVFEHWAPCRGSAEDLAQEVFLRIYRARKQYTPDARFTTWLYTIANNVAHNARRKQARRHESQLPGNPNESGGVSMENLAQAASGQMPTRQLDRAEMSQVVRQAIEALSERQRMALILSKFEHMSYADIAITMDLSESAVKSLLTRARVNLRGLLEPYMAEGE; this is encoded by the coding sequence TTGCCACGATTTGAGTCGCTCGATCCCGATGTGCGATTGATGCTCAAAGTGCGCGACGACGACGCGGCCGCCTTTGAAGAACTGGTCCTGCGGCATCAGAACCGGCTGCTCACCGTGTTTGAACACTGGGCGCCCTGTCGGGGTTCGGCCGAGGATTTGGCGCAAGAAGTATTTTTGAGAATCTATCGGGCTCGCAAGCAGTACACGCCCGACGCCCGGTTCACCACCTGGCTGTACACGATTGCCAACAACGTGGCGCACAACGCCCGTCGCAAACAGGCCCGGCGGCACGAGTCCCAGCTGCCCGGCAACCCCAACGAAAGCGGCGGCGTTTCGATGGAAAACCTCGCCCAGGCGGCCAGCGGTCAAATGCCGACGCGCCAGCTGGACCGGGCTGAAATGTCGCAAGTGGTTCGCCAGGCAATCGAAGCCCTCAGCGAACGGCAGCGCATGGCCCTGATTTTGTCCAAGTTTGAACATATGAGCTACGCCGATATCGCCATTACGATGGATCTCAGCGAATCGGCCGTCAAGTCTTTGTTAACCCGGGCTCGCGTCAACCTGCGGGGGTTACTCGAACCATACATGGCCGAGGGGGAATGA